In Oscillatoria salina IIICB1, the following proteins share a genomic window:
- a CDS encoding GAF domain-containing sensor histidine kinase, which produces MNDVKTVTENDCLPKCLVAKLTDTFQVPTSWMMYPQKLKKTNSFLARIQFWHGKNAKEKLYQKIVNRLRNSLKLKVVLQTAVDEVTELFKVETCTFLWYYQDTERVKVECESSKTATDKSLLGYHALSDFGELARDIVASQLIINFGKAQAEVNLFGKIVGFLRGVKAKQKAKKQAIWGYQACLLVPVTGMKEQTGFICCLDKKPRLWLKAEVEFLQSIAQALEIAIAQAQLYEQTQKQATRERLVNEIVSHIRSSLDLETIVTRAIAELLSALEIDRCLIHLKEARAEKLRNTEDINRDTAYRSKYLYEVCREGWQPSLEYFDPNGPISQWVIENQEEVAIVDITKDSRIGENNREYQQAEIKSSLVVPVQTNGKLQAILYLNQCTHQRYWSKNDIQLAQAVADRLAIAIQQAHLYAEKEAQAQQLAHTLKELQLTQSQLIQNEKMLSLSQMVAGVAHELNNPINFISANIPYLEHYTNSLIQLVQAYQQETTQSDDLAKLTQDIELDFLLADLPKILASMKSGAERIQEIVQLLQNFTRQNQASLKSVDIHAALESTLAILSSQIDNIHIERKYGNLPLVECYPKAMNQVFLSLLTNALEALARDPNTEKKIIIHTELINCNGKADRIEIAIADNGPGIPTALHSRIFDPFFTTKDVGQGRGLGLTASYHTIVNQHKGKLEVNSQLNQGAKFTIEIPLKQHHQSSRDRLMLG; this is translated from the coding sequence GGCACGGGAAGAATGCTAAAGAAAAACTTTATCAAAAAATTGTCAATCGACTTCGCAATTCATTAAAGTTAAAAGTAGTTTTGCAAACAGCAGTAGATGAAGTAACTGAGTTATTCAAGGTAGAAACTTGTACCTTTTTGTGGTATTACCAAGATACCGAAAGGGTAAAAGTAGAATGCGAATCAAGTAAAACAGCTACGGATAAGTCGCTATTAGGATATCACGCTTTGTCGGACTTTGGGGAGCTTGCCAGAGATATTGTCGCTAGTCAATTAATTATTAATTTTGGGAAAGCTCAAGCTGAGGTTAATTTATTTGGGAAAATAGTCGGCTTTTTGCGGGGAGTGAAAGCGAAGCAGAAAGCAAAAAAGCAAGCAATTTGGGGTTATCAAGCTTGTTTATTGGTTCCGGTGACGGGGATGAAAGAACAAACAGGTTTTATCTGTTGTCTTGACAAAAAACCTCGTTTGTGGTTAAAAGCAGAAGTAGAATTTCTTCAGTCAATAGCTCAAGCCTTAGAAATAGCGATCGCCCAAGCGCAATTATACGAACAAACCCAAAAACAAGCAACTAGAGAGCGACTGGTAAACGAAATTGTCAGTCACATTCGTTCGAGTTTAGATTTAGAAACAATTGTCACCAGGGCGATCGCCGAGTTACTCTCAGCCTTAGAAATAGATCGCTGTTTAATTCATTTAAAAGAAGCTCGCGCAGAAAAGTTAAGAAACACTGAAGATATTAATCGAGACACAGCCTACCGCAGCAAATATCTTTATGAAGTGTGTCGCGAAGGATGGCAACCTTCATTAGAATATTTCGATCCTAACGGACCGATCTCTCAATGGGTAATTGAAAATCAAGAGGAAGTAGCGATCGTCGATATTACCAAAGATTCCCGCATTGGAGAAAATAACCGAGAGTACCAACAAGCGGAGATTAAATCATCTCTGGTAGTTCCGGTACAAACAAATGGCAAACTACAAGCAATTTTATATCTCAACCAATGCACTCACCAGAGATATTGGTCAAAAAACGACATTCAATTAGCCCAAGCTGTAGCAGATCGACTAGCGATCGCCATTCAACAAGCTCATTTATACGCCGAAAAAGAAGCCCAAGCCCAACAACTCGCCCATACCCTCAAAGAATTACAACTTACCCAAAGCCAACTGATTCAAAACGAAAAAATGTTGAGCTTGAGTCAAATGGTAGCAGGTGTAGCCCACGAACTCAATAACCCAATTAACTTTATCTCGGCGAATATTCCTTATCTAGAACATTACACGAACTCGTTGATTCAGTTAGTTCAAGCTTATCAACAAGAAACCACCCAGAGTGACGATCTTGCTAAACTCACTCAAGACATCGAACTAGACTTCTTACTCGCAGACTTACCGAAGATTTTAGCTTCGATGAAATCTGGTGCAGAAAGAATTCAAGAAATCGTGCAATTGTTGCAAAACTTTACCCGTCAAAACCAAGCATCGCTAAAGTCAGTAGACATTCACGCAGCCTTAGAAAGTACCCTAGCAATTTTATCCAGCCAAATTGATAACATTCACATCGAGCGTAAATACGGCAATCTACCTTTAGTAGAATGTTATCCCAAAGCAATGAATCAAGTCTTTCTGAGCTTGCTTACCAACGCCCTCGAAGCTTTAGCGCGAGATCCCAACACCGAGAAAAAAATTATTATTCATACCGAATTAATTAACTGTAACGGCAAAGCCGACCGAATCGAAATCGCGATCGCCGATAATGGTCCCGGGATACCCACAGCTTTACATTCGAGAATTTTCGATCCCTTTTTTACCACCAAAGACGTAGGTCAAGGTCGGGGCTTAGGTTTGACCGCAAGTTATCATACAATTGTCAACCAACACAAGGGTAAATTAGAAGTCAATTCTCAACTCAATCAAGGCGCAAAATTTACCATTGAAATTCCCCTCAAACAACATCACCAGTCGAGCCGCGACCGACTAATGTTAGGATGA
- a CDS encoding peptidoglycan D,D-transpeptidase FtsI family protein produces MTKVKRRVKKNSTQTAIPKEKNGGGKVVALSDRIPVSLPKKRLLLVWGIILAAGLGLGLNLYRLQIVRAPVLEEKARQQQMVYMRPYIPRRPIIDRQGTILATDRLVYSLYAHPKLFKISREEMAVKLAGILPNKTTEELVSKFNQSESGIRLVYSLPEEIADKISALSLDGIELLRQYSRLYPQQELASEVVGYVDMDHRGQAGVEYSQQKLLERAVLTLQLNRAGNGALMPAHLPEGFLNYDELQLQLTLDLRLQRVANLALKQKLAEFDAKRGSVIVMDVRDGSILALVCEPSYNPNQYYNYDVGLFRNWTITDVYEPGSTFKPINVAIALDAGAIQPNSVFYDQGLIKIDTWEIANYDYYTRGAYGNINVTQILETSNNVGMVQIIKQMKAATFYGALERLGIEERMGIDLPGEAGGQLKDRNQFLASEVEAATTSFGQGFSLTPLKLAQLQAAIANGGKLVTPHVIRGLVDPQGNYQYKPRLQTKPVFSPETSQTVLQMMESVVANGTGKTAAIPGYRIAGKTGTAQKASPSGGYSETAKITSFVGILPVESPRYVVVAVVDEPKRDNAFGSTVAAPIVKSVMESLIAIEGIPPAGFQ; encoded by the coding sequence ATGACTAAAGTAAAGCGTCGCGTCAAGAAAAACAGCACTCAAACTGCGATTCCCAAAGAAAAAAACGGTGGAGGGAAAGTAGTAGCATTGAGCGATCGCATCCCAGTAAGTTTACCGAAGAAAAGGTTATTGTTAGTTTGGGGAATTATTTTGGCAGCAGGTTTAGGTTTAGGATTAAATTTATATCGTCTGCAAATAGTTCGCGCCCCGGTACTAGAAGAAAAAGCGCGACAACAACAGATGGTTTATATGCGTCCTTATATTCCTAGACGACCGATAATAGACCGTCAAGGGACAATTCTCGCTACCGATAGATTAGTTTACAGTTTGTATGCTCATCCTAAACTTTTTAAGATTTCCCGTGAGGAAATGGCGGTTAAACTGGCTGGAATCCTACCTAACAAAACAACTGAAGAGTTAGTGTCAAAATTTAATCAATCAGAAAGTGGTATTCGCTTGGTTTATTCCTTACCGGAAGAAATCGCTGACAAAATATCAGCTCTTTCTCTCGATGGTATAGAATTGCTGAGACAGTATTCACGACTTTATCCCCAACAGGAATTAGCATCTGAGGTGGTGGGATATGTGGATATGGATCATCGCGGTCAAGCAGGAGTAGAATACAGCCAGCAAAAACTACTCGAACGGGCAGTATTAACTCTACAACTAAATCGGGCGGGAAATGGAGCATTAATGCCAGCCCATCTACCAGAAGGCTTTTTAAACTACGATGAGTTACAGTTGCAGCTTACTCTTGATTTGCGCTTACAAAGAGTGGCAAACTTGGCTCTCAAGCAAAAATTAGCTGAATTTGATGCTAAACGGGGTAGTGTCATCGTTATGGACGTGCGCGATGGCTCAATTTTAGCTTTAGTTTGCGAACCGAGTTATAACCCAAATCAGTATTACAACTATGATGTGGGATTATTCCGTAATTGGACAATAACTGATGTTTACGAACCAGGTTCGACATTTAAACCAATTAATGTCGCGATCGCACTCGATGCAGGGGCGATCCAACCAAATAGCGTTTTTTACGACCAAGGTTTAATTAAAATCGATACTTGGGAAATCGCTAATTACGATTACTATACCAGAGGAGCTTACGGGAATATCAACGTTACCCAAATTCTCGAAACTTCTAACAACGTGGGGATGGTACAAATTATTAAACAAATGAAAGCTGCTACTTTCTACGGGGCTTTAGAAAGACTGGGAATAGAGGAAAGAATGGGAATCGATCTTCCTGGAGAAGCTGGGGGACAACTCAAAGATAGAAATCAATTTCTCGCTTCTGAGGTAGAAGCAGCAACCACTTCGTTTGGTCAAGGTTTTTCCTTAACACCTTTGAAATTAGCACAACTACAAGCGGCGATCGCTAATGGTGGTAAATTAGTTACTCCTCATGTAATTCGTGGTTTAGTCGATCCTCAAGGAAATTACCAGTATAAACCCCGCTTACAAACTAAACCTGTTTTTTCTCCCGAAACCAGCCAAACTGTTTTACAAATGATGGAAAGTGTGGTAGCAAATGGCACAGGTAAAACGGCGGCTATTCCTGGTTATCGCATCGCTGGTAAAACTGGTACTGCACAAAAAGCGAGTCCTAGTGGTGGTTACTCGGAAACTGCTAAAATTACCAGTTTTGTTGGAATTTTACCTGTGGAGTCTCCTCGTTATGTGGTTGTCGCTGTGGTAGATGAACCAAAACGAGATAATGCTTTTGGTTCTACTGTCGCTGCACCGATTGTTAAATCAGTTATGGAGTCTTTAATCGCTATTGAGGGTATTCCTCCGGCTGGTTTTCAGTAA